The nucleotide window TAGATAATACTCACTTTTCAATTAGAATGGTTGAAGATCGTCATCTACACAGATGTTTTGTTGACGCAAAAAAACATCATGAGGATCTAAAAATTGCAATTACAGTAGGAGTTCATCCAGCAATTTCTATTGCTGGAGCATATCAAGCTGAATGGGGTAAAGATGAAATTGATATCGCAAATTCTTTATTGGGTGAAAAATTAACATTGACGAAACTTCCTTTTACAGGACTAAATGTACCATCAGGTTCCGAAATTGTTATGGAGGGAAAAATTCTTCAAGATAAAACTTATCCTGAATGGATGGTTGAAATGCTACAAACATATGATCATAAAAGAACTCAACCTATTTTTGAACTTGAAAATCTTTATTACAGAAACAACCCTATTTTTCATGATGTTTTGTCTGGCTACTCTGAGCATAGATTGCTTATGGGAATGCCTATTGAATCTAAATTAAATGGAGAATTAAAGAAATCTTTTCCTCACCACATACTGCAAGTTTCAATGACTAATGGTGGTTGTAATTGGTTACATGCTGTAGTACAAATTAAAAAGAGAAGTGAATCTGATCCTAAAAAAATAATTACAAAAACATTTGAGTCACATCGTTCACTAAAACAAGTAACTATAGTTGATGAAGATATTGATCCTAATAATGCTGAATCTGTAGAATATGCAATGGCTACAAGATTTCAAGCAGATAAGGATCTAATTATTCTAAAAAATGTTCGTGGTTCTAGTCTTGATCCTTCTAGTGATCAAAAAAAATTACAAACTGCAAAAATGGGTATTGATGCAACACGTTCCTTATCTAAACGTCCAGAGGGATTTGAATTAGCAAAAATTCCAAAAATTGATAAAATTAAACTAGAAAAGTATTTAAAATAATCAAAATAAACTGTTTAAATTAAATTGGATGAATTTAACGTTATCACATAGATTAAAAATGTCTTCAGAAAATTCTCACATTCGTGAAAAAAGTCCTTTTGAATCACGTGCAGAAGTAATTGTTCGAATGTTTCCCTCAGATGCAAATCCTGCAGGAAATGTATTTGGTGGAGAAATTTTAAAACATATTGATATGGTTGCTGGAATTGTAGCTCAGCGACATTCACAATCAAATGCAGTTACTGTTTCTATGGATAGTGTAAATTTTTTAAAACCTGTTTTTGTGGGAAACGTACTTACACTAAATGCTAGAATTAATTATGTACACAACTCATCAATGGAAATTGAAGTTAAAGCTGAAGCTGAAGATATAGTGACTGGAATAAGAACAGTTACTGGAACTGCTTTTGTCACTTTTGTAGCTCTTAATAAAAATGGAAAACCCATGCTTGTTCCTAAATTATCTCTAAAAACAGATGATGATAGAATCAAATTTGAAGAAGGTAAAAAAAGAATGGAAAAACGATTACAAAATCGTCAGAAATAGTATATTTGATTTTCATAGATCCATTTAAGAATCACAAAAATTATCTTTAGTTAATGTCAGAACAAAACAAAAACAATGAGTGGGATTCATTATGGCAAGAGTATACCAAGTCTCTTGAAAACTGGAAATCACTTTTTGAACAAATTCAAAAGGCAAGTAGTGACATGCAAGCCAAATTCAATGAAGTATGGGAAAAAGCCACTGCTGAATCTAGTGCTGAAACCATGAAATTATTTGGAGAAAATTGGCAAAAAGCAATGAATGAAATGGGAGCAAAATCTTTCAAAGCATTTGGAGAAAATTGGCAAAAATCTCTTAATGATACCAATACTTCTAATTTCAAAGCATTTGGAGAAAATTGGCAAAAAACCCTTAGTTCATCTGGATTAGAACAAATGAATGCCTACGGTGAAATGATGAAAAAATTTGCTGAGACATGGAGTTCCATGTGGCCTAAATCTCAATAATTTGTTGAATTGTGATGACAACTTTTCTTTTTTTATTCCTACATCACAATAAAAATATTATTTTAAATGTGTCTGATTAATTCTTTAATTTTTTTCTATTTCCTTTAATATTTATTATTTTTACTAGATTCAATATTTACATATTTTGACTGTGCTTTCAAGCTACTTGCTAACTCTTTAAAGATCTCATTCACGCTTACATCAACTAAATTTATGGTTGCATTTTCTTTCACAATTTGATTCTCAAATTTATCTTTGATAGCAAAGGATACTGAGGACCAATGCAAAATCCCTTTCAATTGTTCCTCAACTGTTGTATTAGTTGTTGGAAAATTTGCTGGCGAGAAGACAATTCCATTGGTCCATTGCATAGTTGGAATCCCCCCAC belongs to Nitrosopumilus sp. and includes:
- a CDS encoding UbiD family decarboxylase, translating into MSDLRNFISQIKKTKDLKIIKTKVSTKFEIAGITAKVDGSYAVLFENIKESNFSLVSNLVGTRKRFALAVGGSETNIHEKVISAIKNAKKPKIISSGKFLENKSKNLFSMPIVTHFEKESGPFITSSIAYVKNPETGKQNSSFHRLMPIDNTHFSIRMVEDRHLHRCFVDAKKHHEDLKIAITVGVHPAISIAGAYQAEWGKDEIDIANSLLGEKLTLTKLPFTGLNVPSGSEIVMEGKILQDKTYPEWMVEMLQTYDHKRTQPIFELENLYYRNNPIFHDVLSGYSEHRLLMGMPIESKLNGELKKSFPHHILQVSMTNGGCNWLHAVVQIKKRSESDPKKIITKTFESHRSLKQVTIVDEDIDPNNAESVEYAMATRFQADKDLIILKNVRGSSLDPSSDQKKLQTAKMGIDATRSLSKRPEGFELAKIPKIDKIKLEKYLK
- a CDS encoding acyl-CoA thioesterase produces the protein MSSENSHIREKSPFESRAEVIVRMFPSDANPAGNVFGGEILKHIDMVAGIVAQRHSQSNAVTVSMDSVNFLKPVFVGNVLTLNARINYVHNSSMEIEVKAEAEDIVTGIRTVTGTAFVTFVALNKNGKPMLVPKLSLKTDDDRIKFEEGKKRMEKRLQNRQK